GCTGGTTTGCCTTTCCATTTGGTCTTATGAGAATAGTATTCCTGGATATGTTCCTCCTGGTTATAGCTTGTTGTGAACTACACTACTCAAAAAAGAAAGGACAAACATTTTAAGGTATCATGGGAGGAGAAGGTTTTTAGTGTTGTTAACAATGGATGGGCTGATACACAAAGGAGGCCTCTTATTAATTTTATGGCAGCAACAGCAGGGGGAGCTATGTTCATGACAGTTGTTAACTGTGAGGGTGAGGTAAAGGACAATTACCAAATTGCCAAatttggtgaagtaattgatgAGGTTGGACCTCACAATGTGGTTCAAGTGATTACTGATAATGCTCCTGTTTGTAGTGCTGCTGGACCAATCCTTGAAACCAGCTATTCAAAGATCTTTTGAACACCATGTGTAGTGCACGCACTTAATCTTGCTTTTAAGAACATATGTGCTGCAAATGAAACTGGTGCTGCTGCCTCCGCATTTTGCAAATAGCATTGGATTACACTTGTGGTCCAAGATGTGACTGATATAAAAAAACTTAATCATGAACCAATATGAGATTGGCCATTTTTAATGAATTTGTGCCCTTGAAGTTGCTTTCAGTTGCAGACACACACTTTGCTTCAATTATTATGCTAAAAAGGTTCAAGCTCATATATCATGGCCTTTGATCTATGGTGGTCAGTGAATAGATGGACTTCATATGAACAGGATAATAGGGAAACAGCGGCATTAGTGCGGGAAAAATTGTTGAGTGATTCTTGGTGGGATAAGATAGATTATATACTCTCTTTCACATTGCCAATTTATGAGATGCTTAGAGTTTGTGACACCGACAAACCTTGTCTGCACTTAGTTTATGAAATGTGGGATTCAATGATTGGAGAACTTACTATTTTATTCACTCCATGAGAAGGAACAAATTGACACCACAACGATGTGAAGATTTATTCTTCGTGCACAACAATTTCCGTCTCCCATCAAGGACTCATCAGTCATCACTATACTGAGGGGGAGACTAAGTTGTGGGACATTTGTGGAGATGGGTTTGATTCAATGGAAGGTGCTGGTTTGCTGGAAATTGCAAGTCTTTCACTTGATGACCCAGAGACTGAAGCTGTATTGTTTAGAGACAAACTTGATGACAGTTGTTCTTAGGACTTCTTTATGTGTTTCCCTTCCTCTTGGCTTAAAACAATGGTTTGTACCTTAATGACTTGCACTACTGTGCTTTTGCTTATGGAATTAGCTTTTGTTATTTTGCTTCTATTGGTAAATTATGTTATACTTGTTATATATATCTAATGAAGCAtgccaaaaatataaaaaaaaattgtcgtacccccgccgtacctgtaccctactttttttggtttttgctgCATCTCGTACCCCATACCCCTGCCGATGCTTCATTGCTTACACGAGACTTCTCGATGTGTCCTTCAGGCTCTGATTTTAACTTTGTGACTGAGTatatgatctctctctctctctgtcttgtattttatttcaactttcaactaATGTTTAGAAATCAGTCTTTTTGTGTGCTTTTGTATCCCTATGTATCTTTTTTTTGTAGCTAGGACCCTCTGTTTTTGTATGTTGAACGATTTTCTTGAGAGCAATAGAATCGGCGGGTGCATATAGAATGAGTTTCCCTGTATTTACCTCAACGTTCTCTGCCAAATCCAAACCTAAATCAATGTTGGAAATTTGGTGACCTACTACTCATCTTACTATTTTCATTTTGTCAGGGAACTGTTTTTGCAACATTGACTATTGCCTACAAGATTTCAGTGATGCTGCCTGTTGATCCTGCTCAAAAACTATCCTTCACCCGATTCATTACTGATGGAGATTTGGTTATTGTGTATGAGAGGCATGATATCATGAAGGCTGTTAAAGTAAGTGAGAATTCAGTTCTCcaaaaccgttttggtgttttcaaACATTCAGATTGGATAGGGAGACCCTTTGGTTCCAAGGTGTTAAGCGACAAGGGTGGATTTGTTTACTTGTTAGCTCCAACTCCTGAGCTTTGGACTCTGGTTCTCAGCCACAGAACTCAGATCTTATACATTGCAGATATTAGTCTTGTTATTATGTACTTGGAAGTAGTTCCTGGCTGTTTGGTTCTCGAGTCTGGAACTGGGAGCGGATCTTTAACTACCTCGCTTGCCAGAGCTGTGGCCCCCACAGGACATGTCTATACATTTGATTTCCATGAACAGAGAGCTGTTTCGGCTAGGTAAgaattcaatatttttgtatGTCAATCATTTAAGTATGTCATCTCTGGATACACGGTTGATATGATTTTATAAATTACCTTTGTCTCTTTCTACAAGTTTAGGTTGACTGATCTGTTGAAGGAGCAGAGCTCTCTTATAAGACTATGCAAATCTAGGTCATTTCTTTTTAGCCTCAATAAGAAACCTAAAACAAATATTACAAAATGATCTtaagcaatttttttgtttcttagcATATTTCTGTAGCTGGGTAGTTGATGAATGGCATCAGTCTTGTCTTCCACTAACATACTCACTGAAAGAATGGAAGGAGACCACATCCTCAAAGTTCCCAACTGGAGTCAAGTCATAATATAATTCAATGTGTACCATACTTCTACTGGTTCTTATAAGTTGAAGTTTGTTTGTAAAGTAAGTAATGttgcattttgttgtttttgcttaaaaaattgGCTGTCTAGACAAAGTCATCACTCATCACAGCATTTGCATGTGTGACTTCCACCTTTTATGCCAAATTAATCCTAGCAAAATGATAGGAGGTTGCTTTTATATGCTCGAACCGCATGAATACACATACACGACCTTTCTAACTTCGTTAACTTATTGTTGAGATAGGGAAGATTTTGAAAGGACAGGATTGAGTAACTTAGTGACTGTGGGAGTCAGAGATATTCAAGGTGACGGTTTTCCTGATGATTTTTGTGGAAAGGCCGATTCTGTGTTCCTTGACCTACCCCAACCTTGGTTGGCCATTCCTTCTGCTGGAAAAATGTTGAAACAAGATGGGATTTTATGTTCCTTCTCACCATGCATTGAGCAAGTGTCACGATCTTGCGAAACTCTCAGAGCAAATTTTACTGGTAAGCACTTCTACAGCTAATTCATCTTTTACTAGCAATGGCGTGCTTGATTAATATCATGCTTTTGCAGTTTTTAGTTGCCTATTGGATTATCGTTCCACGTCAAATTTGTAGTGATGGCTTCTGTTAATCATCTTGTGCTTTTGTAGATATAAGAACATTTGAGGTTCTCCTCCGCCCATATGAGgtcaaagaagggaaaatggAGAGCTGCCAAGCTGACAAAAGTGGGTCTATTTTGTCCCTTTCTCGCAAGAGGAGGCAGCGTTCAGGTGAAGTAGGTAGCAATGGAAGGGAGGTTTCCAATTCTCCCACAACCATCATGGCTAGACCATCACCTGAGTCGAAAGGTCACACTGGCTATCTAACTTTTGCAAGACTCAGATGCCTTTCATAACGACTGTGACAGACTCTTGTATTAGTGTATGAGAAAGCAGTTTTGCATTCCCTTTCTGTTTAAGTCTATTGACAACTTGTTTCAGTTTAGGCCACCCCATTTCACTCACTATTAGCAAGGGAATCacttttctttaatttccttTCTTGAGTTCTCGAGGGGGCAAAAGATAGGATAAAATTCTTGACGTGTAGTTTTTggctccatttttttttcccgcatGTAATATTTATTCTCGAGGCAGAATGGCAAGTGAGAGTCACTTTTGGTTTGATTCATTTTGCAACGTTGTACCAATACTACTGGTTTGGAACCGCTAAGAAACACTGTTTCACGGAAAGTAATTCTTGCAAGTAAGTTTTCCTTTGTCGTTCTTCTTGTACAATATGTACACCATTGTACCAGTATTTCAAAATACCTCCAGAACCTACAACATATAGATTACAGACTAGGCCTAGCATCCAGCACGAAAGTCTGATCTGACCAAACCAAGATACGCGGCCTTCTGAGATATTTTGTCCTGAATGAAACACATCCATATGCATTACAACAGCACTAATTGAACATATTTCCATATGCATTAAGACTATATCATTCTGTGCATCAATTCAAGAAGCCCGAAGGTGTGCATTTaagagaattaaaaaaatgaatcacTGGCGAAATTGAAAAGCAATTCAAATAACTGATCTCAATGAAATATCCATTGAGTAGTGTCACGGACCCAAATCAGGACACAGATGCGTAGTCTTTGGTGGAAGTGAGCCTCACACAACAATACACATGGAACCCACAATCATCAAAGTCTTTGGTGGAAGTGAGCCTCACACAACAATACACATGGAACCCACAATCATCAAACGAGTGCGAATACGTCTGTATGTCCGGACACATGTTTCCAAAGCTTTGCCGATACGTTCATGCCCAAAGCAAAGTCAGAACAAAAAACAGCAACGCAGCCAATCCAAAACAACACCCAACAATGGCCATGAATGCCTTCCCTTGagactcaaactcaaacttGACCGTAAACCAAGACAACCCTCTATCCACAAACGGCGCAAGAGCAAGAGCCCCACCGGCTCTAACAATCTTAGTAACTTGACTCCCAGCCCACACAATCGCCATTATCTTCACAAACCTATCCACTGCTGCCCAATACCCCATTTTCCCGGGCACCGGAGCTATGTAAAACCATACCAATAGAAAAGCAATAAGATAGTAAGCAGTGTTTAGTAGCCCATATGATAGTACTCCAGCAATTCCGTATTTTCTGAGTCGGGTTATGATCTGCGTGGTGGACCAAAACGGTTCTTGATCTTGTGGGCCTTCTTCATGTGGGTTGTTGGGTGGGGTATTTTCTCGAACATCTGGCGGGTTGTTATCGTTTTCTGCTGCGTTGCAAAGCCATGGTTGTGGTCGTCGATGACGATGGTGGTGATGACCCAAGTGGGAGAATTGGTTCAGCTTTGATGTGTTGTTTCTGCTTCTTCTCGTTGGGATGATTTGGGACCAATTTTGGAGAAGGTGAGAGGGTGGGGTACGAACAGAAATCGAAGGGTGTTGACCGAGGGACATCGACATCtctgcgagagagagagagagggagagaatttGGTGGGGCAAATGGTATAGTTCGAACGAAATACAGGTAATGTGAATTACGAGCATTGTCCTTCTAGTTTTTCCCTTGGCTCTATTTAGCCCCTGTACTTTGAAATGTGTCGTTTCTAACACTCAACTTTAGGGGCCGTTATAGTTGGGGAGCCCATATAGTAGTATATTCAAATTACTTGTATTCAGGATGTTTGTCACTTGGATATAGACGGTGGATATAATATATCTGGATTGTATATATCGCATGTGGCCTGATATAGCAATGCCTCCCTCCCCGTATCCATGTTGTATTCGCCTTGTAAATGAACACTTAATTATAAAAATGACACATCTCCCTTTAATTGTATTTTCATCTCATACCCACTCCAAAACAATCTAGTATATGCACATTCCCTCGTctataaaaaaaagtcaatCAAATCAACTCTTACAACTCGCTGTATACATATTCACTCATTTATTAGATTACCGCTACCCCTTAAAATAGTGTTTGTCGCTGTAATATCGTAGGTGGTTTTCATCAAGCTAACTAGTACTTTGACAAATCTCCGGCGAAGATCCAGCAAGCTTCAACGACGTCCTTTTCATTGCAAAAAAACAGTGAGGATCGGAAATCTATCTAATCACCTAGGTCCCAATTGTTATATATTGTTGGTGATTAGATGTTAGGTTttgctttttggctttttcatATATTGAGATTTTTAtcttgggcaaatttcactcagaccctTTGAAgtatctgacaatgacagaaagTACCCCTCAGTTTttaaaaatgacagaaacctcccctatttcacagtttgggtttcattccgttagttccgttagtgaaatggacggaaaacgtacggaaaaagaaattttcaattttatttagttctacagctatcttagggctcttattgaacgtcctagagcaaaaaattaattatgacccttttggataaaatggtcagaaaaataagatcttcgcaccgattcaaacggattaaaaattggagcacttaagtatcttctcttcatttggttctatggctctctcaaggctctcattgaaagccttggGGCCAAAAATTAtctatgaccatttaggataaaatgataaaaaaataaaaatctttgcaccgattcaaacgaattaaaaattggagcacttaagtatctccTCTTCGTTTAGTTCTACGGCTATCTTAAGGCTCTCATTGAAAATCTtagaactaaaaattaattattgcactttaggataaaataatcaaaaaaataagattttcgcaccgattcaaatggattgaaaattggagcactttaagtatttgctcttcattgaaagccctaaaatcaaataaagagtaaaattttaaatgctccaaaatttaattcgtttgaatcaatacgaagattttatttttttaattattttatcctaaatggtcataattaatttttggctctaggactttcaatgagagccctaagatagctgtagaactaaataaaattgaagatttcattttctgtacattTTCCGTCCACTTTACTAATggaactaacggaatgaaacccaaactgtgaaataggggaggtttctgtcatttttgaaaactgaggggtactttctgtcattgtcagataccttagggggtctgagtgaaattttcccttttatctTTGTTAGGCCTATGAGCTGTGTAAGTTATGACAGTATTTCATCCGTGTAATTTGTGTTTGTTCTTTCTCAAAATAATATTTAGTGAATCGGGTAAAGATGACTAGTCAAAGAATTTGACTATCGGGGCCGATGAAAGGGTAGTGATTATGCACTTATCTCCTTCTGCGGTCCATCAAGTCCTAAACAAATAATCCGCGACATTTATTTGTTCACGATACTTTTCTAATGTGccttgcaaaaaattaacttattcCCAGTGATTGATCAAGtcattcaatttttggttcAAACCTAGATGTCAATAATTgtaaacacaaaattgaaaaaactgaTCAAGTCACTATCAATATTcaaatgaattgattttttacaagtcaaactaaaaaattatcgTGAACAAAAATGAATGTCTCGAAGCGAATCGCTCATGGGAAATCCAAAGGGAAATCAGCAAAAGATTAGTACACAATCGGTCCCCCTCTATTGGTCCCCTAGCAATTTTGCACTTCAAATTCATGCCAATTTCCCATCCATTTCCCCTATGTCACTCTTCCACCACCCATTACTTCCatccaaaaaccaaatgaaGTCAATTGACTTATCCACCCATCACCTCACTTTTAATCTTAATCAGAACTTCCAAAACATTTCGCCCACATTTTTCTTAGGCTCCAATTAATCATGCACTACAACACCTATACAATCACCACAAACCGTCGTCGTTTCTTTCCCAACCGCCAATTTTCTTCTACACAGgcgtttctctctcctctgtttCAGAGCAGAGTAGAAAAATGGAGAGCTATGCCTACGCATTAGCTCTCTACCCATTGACCCCATTCCTCAAATCAGTAAAACCCACCAGCCGAAACACTAAACCTCAACTGGGTCTCGTCTCTTGTCGCGGAAAATTGTGTCTGCATTCTGATTCGAGCCTCAACAGAAAATCCTCTGTTTCGTTGTTTGTTTCAAACCAGAGGTGGAATGGGCACAAGGTCAGAGCCGCTTCGGTTCCCGGAAACACGGGCGAAACGCAGCAATCGAAGGATTCGGTTAGGACGTTGAAGCTTGGTTCCATGTTTGCAATCTGGTATCTACTGAACATCTCCTTCAACATCTACAACAAACAGGTCTTTCGTTGTTTCTTTCATACATATCTATCTCATATGCATATATAACCCGGGTCCGGGCACTGCGCACGCGATGCATGTGTAGATCGTGTTATGGAAAGAGGAAAATCTTGAATTGAGATTAATCTGCAATGAAATTTGGGatgtgaaaagagaaaagaggggAGAAAAAATTGGCACTGACAGTTGTTTTCCACAAAAACGTGCAAAACCAATTCGGCTAGTATTAcgggcgtgccaggacaggATTGTTGTCCGAGTTGTTTTTAAGGCCTTCGTGCCTCAAAATCTGACTCCTTTTGAGTGATTGTGCTTGGCCGAAAGGGTAAGGCCTCGCGATGGTTTGTTGGTTGCCTTTCCgagctaaggacttaaaattttctgaCCGTTGCTAGGAAAATGGAAATAAAGATGAAACGAGGCTAAACTTGGATCAAACGAACTATTTTAACGGTTTAACGAAGCTTGGATACAAGGATTATGATAAAAACTTAAACTACTATGAAGTGAGTACAAGCAAAgtttgaaagaaatgaaaatgtagtTGCATAAGCTTTGAGCTCTTGAGGTCGTGGACCCTGGCCAAGGCCTTCAAAACTGTAATTTATAGGCAGGAGCTTTAGGCCTTCAGCTACTTCAAATGCTTCAATGCATGCCTGCCATGTGGCCctcttgagctgcttcaaaatgctccaatgagaggCTGTTCTTTGACCAAAACGTGTTCTTCACTCCAAGGAAATGGCAAAGGCCagaaaaatccttctttcttgcataAAACTTTGCAAAAGGGCAAAAGGAATTTCGGCCCTTTAAGCATTCAGGCCTTTTGAACTGCTTCAACACTCAAGCTATTGCTTGAATGGACATCTTCTAGGCCCACCAATGCTGATGACCGAGACTTCTCCAGGCCTTACCACCATTATATTGGTCCCTGCATCTTTTGTGGGCCCTTTATTCCTCTAAGTTTGATTTCTtatggaagaagaatcaagaaacAAAGGATCAACCAGACCTGGGTGagttgcttgtgagcagcttgcttaggtctacACGAGTCATTCACCAgcagctccaagggctgcatgtaCGCCACCTGTCCttggccttgcttcatgctaaagGATGGTGGTcactcagaccttgagctgtTTGTGAGCAGCTTGTCCAGACCTAcccagcaagaacattctaggcttttgagctgcttgtgagcagcttaaggccttttcTTGCCAATTAACGGGCCATATGTGACATTTTTAAGGAAGTAGGCCCATCTATCAATTGGGCCTGAACTTGAGGTGAATCATAGGCCTCCATTCTCTTTGTAAGCCTTGTGAGCCcaatcttgaaaagaaaacttgGGCTTTAACTGATTTGAACCTATTTAGAAGGCCTTATTATTTCTTAAGAACTGGCCTAGGCCTGGATAAAAACGCCCAGATTTGGTGGGTCAACCCACGCCTTTGGCCTGTCTTGGGTTTGAGCTTGTGATAATTAATATAACCCAAGCCTCTGCAAAACTCCATTCAATCAATGGCTTCCAAACCAGCCCCATTTCGTGGGCAACTAGTTATAAGGTTTTTTCAAGGCCATAGATTGATTTTCAAGGCCTCTTTTTAACCCATAAattcattttctgatttttggccaaaaatgggtgtaaacaacagtggttttcttctttcttggtaAGTTTTTTAGGTAGCTACAGGGGTCATTTGGGTGAAAAAGGTGTCAGCCACATTCACACCAATGAGTGTTCCTTTATATTATGATAATAAATACGTATGtataggtgtgtgtgtgtgtagagagagagagagagagttttactACTGATGCATGTTTACAGGTTTTGAAGGTGTACCCATTTCCAGCAACTGTAACAGCGTTTCAATTCGGATGTGGGACTGTGCTTGTTCTTCTAATGTGGGGACTTAATCTGTATCCAAGACCGAATGTTACTAGATCACAGGTATCTCAGTGACCAGTTGTCTTGTTTTCCCTTAGTTAGCTTGATGCAAGTTGTGAGACCTCATGGGCCCGTTTATTTGACCGGAGTAATAGTGAAGGGCATGTAATCCCGTCGGACAACTATTGATGGCATTACTATTAGTGATATAGTATACGATATACCCATGTTCAATTCGGTCCCTGAATATATTAAGCCAAACACCTTTTATACGTGGTCTCCTTGGATATATAGTCCAATCCTATTCCGATGATCATATACAGGCcttgtaagtaaataaagtgtttCTTTTTTCCAGATACCTAGTGAATTACCaattaccatatatatataaagctCCGGAGGCCTTGGGTCTAAGGCTTCAGTGTAGGCACAATGATTGTTTTCATGCATGCAACAGCGCACTTATGCATTCAAGGAACACTCAGACCACTGTTAGGTTTATGTTAAGTTTTTGCCCGTTCCCTAGTAGCATAAACTTTGGGGATTATTATTATGATTTCCGtgctttccaattttttttgcaaaatcttCCACCAGAACAATGTGAAGGTGACGTTTGTGCAGTTAAATTGTTAACCAATTTTCCACGGGTACCTTTTGTTTTGAAGTTAATAGGTTTCTAATCAGCCATTTTATTCTCTATGCTCCTCTCTTTGTTGCACTGATTATATAATCTATTACATGTTACTTCTGTATATTCATTCTTCAGTTTGCAGCAATCCTACCATTAGCTGTGATCCACACGATGGGCAATATCTTGACCAACATAAGTCTTGGAAAAGTTGCTGTTTCCTTTACTCATACTATCAAAGCTATGGAGCCCTTCTTCACCGTTGTCCTCTCTGCCCTTTTTATTGGTGAGGTAAGGGCTTTGTGCTCTTTTACTTCTTTGAATCGGCATGGCTGAGTGGCTAAATGTTGTGGATTTTGTAGTGCAACAACACAAGTGATGAGATATCATTGGATTGGAGATCTaacaaataaatagaaaaatagaaattgGTAATTTTCCATGCATCCATGAGATCAGCAAAGAATGTTGTTTAATGTACTTCTTTGATCCCCTTGCAAGATGGTTGAGCTCTATCTTCATTTATTTGGTGCGAATTGAAGAATTAACAGGACAGCTGAGTAACTGAACAAAACATTCTGGATTTAGGACATGGAGGAGATGTAAAGCTTGATTTGGTTATAGGATTTCTTGAAGGGAgttgaaaaggaaaggaaaaagcaGAAGGAGATGGTCAATGAGGGAGAGAAGCTAATTAGTTAGTtgtttgtgtttggttgagctAAGGAAAGGAATAACAATTTTTCAGAAggtcttttgttttatttgtttggtaTCCGTTAATGTCTACTGTCAGACTAATTTCATCTCCCTTTCTCTTGCTTTCCCTCACCAATCTTAGATCCAAACGTGGCATTAAGGCCTAAGAGTGGGTATTCCAATACAAAGTTCATGTGGGGGATAACAATCGATGTCAAGTTAGAAGTTTAATCAGGCTGTCATGTGTCAGGATATTAGATGGAAAGTATATTGCTTCTTGCTCTCTGGAAAATAGTTATGGACTTGTTTGGCATGGGAATGATTCCTTTCTGCTTTATTCTTATGCTTGTTTCAGTGTTTGCCTCTTGCCTGTAATTGATGACCCTGTGTGACTAAACTGAAAGTGAAAAAGGAAATGACTAGTTGCTACACCATTTTCCCATTCTTACGAGTTCTGTGTCTACTGAAGATTCAGACTTTTCGATCATTTCTTTTAGGCCAAGGTTTTATTTCCTGAAGACGTTTGACTGGATAATCCATATCAAGGGAGCTATTTAACTCTTTCTTTGATTGTCTTGTGCATACAGTGGCCCAGTATTTGGGTAGTTTCTTCCCTTGTACCAATTGTTGGAGGAGTGGCATTAGCGTCGTTCACTGAGGTGTCTTTTAACTGGTACAACAATAATCCATGGCTCTATAAAGGAATTAAAGACTCATTCTCGGCAGAAAAGTTGAAGTATGTTTCTGAGTCTCTGACATGGGATGCTGTATTTTCTTTTGGGACAGGATAGGTTTCAGTAGTGCAATGGCTTCCAATTTGACCAACCAATCACGAAATGTACTTAGC
This DNA window, taken from Rhododendron vialii isolate Sample 1 chromosome 8a, ASM3025357v1, encodes the following:
- the LOC131298860 gene encoding uncharacterized protein LOC131298860 isoform X1, which produces MAATAGGAMFMTVVNCEGEGTVFATLTIAYKISVMLPVDPAQKLSFTRFITDGDLVIVYERHDIMKAVKVSENSVLQNRFGVFKHSDWIGRPFGSKVLSDKGGFVYLLAPTPELWTLVLSHRTQILYIADISLVIMYLEVVPGCLVLESGTGSGSLTTSLARAVAPTGHVYTFDFHEQRAVSAREDFERTGLSNLVTVGVRDIQGDGFPDDFCGKADSVFLDLPQPWLAIPSAGKMLKQDGILCSFSPCIEQVSRSCETLRANFTDIRTFEVLLRPYEVKEGKMESCQADKSGSILSLSRKRRQRSGEVGSNGREVSNSPTTIMARPSPESKGHTGYLTFARLRCLS
- the LOC131298865 gene encoding phosphoenolpyruvate/phosphate translocator 2, chloroplastic-like isoform X1, whose protein sequence is MESYAYALALYPLTPFLKSVKPTSRNTKPQLGLVSCRGKLCLHSDSSLNRKSSVSLFVSNQRWNGHKVRAASVPGNTGETQQSKDSVRTLKLGSMFAIWYLLNISFNIYNKQVLKVYPFPATVTAFQFGCGTVLVLLMWGLNLYPRPNVTRSQFAAILPLAVIHTMGNILTNISLGKVAVSFTHTIKAMEPFFTVVLSALFIGEWPSIWVVSSLVPIVGGVALASFTEVSFNWIGFSSAMASNLTNQSRNVLSKKFMVNKEEALDNINLFSIITIISFLLLAPVAILTEGVKFSPSYLQFAANQGLNVRELCVRSLLAGFCFHTYQQVSYMILQMVSPVTHSVGNCVKRVVVIVSSVIFFQTPVSPINSLGTAVALAGVFLYSRAKRIKPKAS
- the LOC131298861 gene encoding uncharacterized protein LOC131298861 translates to MSMSLGQHPSISVRTPPSHLLQNWSQIIPTRRSRNNTSKLNQFSHLGHHHHRHRRPQPWLCNAAENDNNPPDVRENTPPNNPHEEGPQDQEPFWSTTQIITRLRKYGIAGVLSYGLLNTAYYLIAFLLVWFYIAPVPGKMGYWAAVDRFVKIMAIVWAGSQVTKIVRAGGALALAPFVDRGLSWFTVKFEFESQGKAFMAIVGCCFGLAALLFFVLTLLWA
- the LOC131298860 gene encoding uncharacterized protein LOC131298860 isoform X2; this translates as MLPVDPAQKLSFTRFITDGDLVIVYERHDIMKAVKVSENSVLQNRFGVFKHSDWIGRPFGSKVLSDKGGFVYLLAPTPELWTLVLSHRTQILYIADISLVIMYLEVVPGCLVLESGTGSGSLTTSLARAVAPTGHVYTFDFHEQRAVSAREDFERTGLSNLVTVGVRDIQGDGFPDDFCGKADSVFLDLPQPWLAIPSAGKMLKQDGILCSFSPCIEQVSRSCETLRANFTDIRTFEVLLRPYEVKEGKMESCQADKSGSILSLSRKRRQRSGEVGSNGREVSNSPTTIMARPSPESKGHTGYLTFARLRCLS